The sequence AGCAGCCGCACTGCTCAAGCGACAGCAGCGGCTTGCTTTAACGCTCGAAATTGTGTCCGAAATTCGTGGCGTTCGATGGCGATCACCGTCCCCCGCTCGCTCGTACGGACGACTCTGCCGAAAACCAACAGTTTCATGGGGCAAAGGTCGTTGAGTAGGGCAGGCCAGTCAATGGAGAGTTCGATCGGCATTCTCGGCGGCAAAGTGGTCTGAGCATCGATTAAGACGCCACTGCTGCTGATATTGATGGTCCTGCCGACGCCCACTCTACGGTTTCCAGAAAAAAGCCGATATTCAACCTCCTGTTGGATGGGAAACCGACGTTTGCGGCGCCGCTCCTGGCGAGTTGTCGCGTAGCTCTCGTTGATCATGTGGCTGTGAAAAGAAATGGTAGCGGTCAGGAATCCTGCTGCTCAAGATGCATTTAGTTAACTGGTAGTGATAATGTTGGGGCGCTTACTCGCTCCGGAGCCGGCCCGTATGGTTCTAATGGCGCGCCATCCGGTTTTCGCTCCAGCCGGGTACCCTCTTTCTCCCAGTGATCGTCATTCAACGTGTTCCGCGCGCTTAGGACAC comes from Terriglobales bacterium and encodes:
- a CDS encoding PilZ domain-containing protein → MINESYATTRQERRRKRRFPIQQEVEYRLFSGNRRVGVGRTINISSSGVLIDAQTTLPPRMPIELSIDWPALLNDLCPMKLLVFGRVVRTSERGTVIAIERHEFRTQFRALKQAAAVA